A genome region from Arachis duranensis cultivar V14167 chromosome 8, aradu.V14167.gnm2.J7QH, whole genome shotgun sequence includes the following:
- the LOC107461169 gene encoding serine carboxypeptidase-like 19 isoform X2, with the protein MAQLSLRNCGSGGRSSLSQVLIVFALVLEIICSFQLSTSHSIVQSLPGFQGPLPFVLETGYVGVGETEEEQDGEVFYYFIHSENNPKEDPLLLWLTGGPGCSALSGLVFEVGPLSFINEEYNGSLPNLVLKPQSWTKVSSVIFVDLPVGAGFSYAKTERAVHQSTRKVVQDAHQFIRKWLVDHPEFQSNEVYIAGDSVSGLPIPAIVEEISNGNEGGVKPHINLQGYLLGNPFTTFIEDNYAVAFNHGMGLISDELYESLNRNCKGEFINVNPGNKACVRDMESYKETISGIYVCHILEPNCEFALRNPWRRRSLTLTDQLHKFPILAVPPLSCRSHAYLLCTYWANFEDVRKALNVRKENGSAVTMTYFTSMIFETASNIMKI; encoded by the exons ATGGCACAGCTTAGTTTGCGTAATTGTGGTAGTGGCGGCAGAAGCTCCTTGTCTCAAGTTTTAATTGTCTTTGCACTTGTGTTAGAGATCATTTGCTCTTTTCAGCTTTCAACATCTCACTCCATAGTGCAATCCCTTCCTGGATTCCAAGGACCCCTTCCTTTTGTTCTTGAAACTGG GTATGTGGGTGTAGGTGAAACTGAAGAGGAGCAAGATGGTGAAGTCTTCTACTATTTCATTCACTCAGAGAACAACCCCAAAGAGGACCCTCTCCTTCTTTGGCTTACCGGTGGCCCTGGTTGCTCTGCTTTGTCTGGCCTTGTCTTTGAAGTAG GTCCTTTATCATTTATAAACGAGGAATACAATGGGAGCTTGCCAAATCTGGTTTTGAAGCCACAGTCATGGACAAAG GTAAGCAGTGTTATATTCGTAGATTTACCTGTGGGTGCTGGATTCTCTTATGCCAAAACAGAACGTGCTGTTCACCAAAGTACCCGGAAAGTAGTTCAAGATGCTCATCAATTTATTAGGAAG TGGCTGGTTGATCATCCGGAATTTCAATCAAATGAAGTGTACATTGCGGGTGATTCAGTGTCTGGGCTTCCCATTCCAGCAATTGTTGAAGAAATTTCAAATG GAAATGAAGGTGGCGTCAAGCCACATATAAATCTCCAG GGGTACCTGCTGGGGAATCCCTTTACAACATTTATCGAAGATAATTATGCAGTAGCATTCAATCATGGCATGGGACTCATTTCTGATGAATTATACGAG TCACTAAATAGGAACTGTAAAGGAGAGTTCATTAATGTAAACCCCGGAAACAAAGCTTGTGTAAGAGACATGGAATCATACAAGGAG ACTATTTCAGGAATTTATGTATGCCACATTTTGGAGCCTAACTGCGAGTTCGCCTTGCGTAACCCATGGAGGAGGAGATCTCTGACTCTAACTGATCAGCTCCACAAGTTTCCGATCCTTGCAGTCCCACCCTTAAGCTGTCGG AGTCATGCATATTTACTATGTACCTATTGGGCCAATTTTGAAGATGTTCGCAAGGCACTAAACGTTCGAAAG GAAAATGGCAGCGCTGTAACTATGACATACTTTACGAGCATGATATTCGAAACAGCGTCCAATATCATGAAAATCTAA
- the LOC107461169 gene encoding serine carboxypeptidase-like 17 isoform X1 yields MAQLSLRNCGSGGRSSLSQVLIVFALVLEIICSFQLSTSHSIVQSLPGFQGPLPFVLETGYVGVGETEEEQDGEVFYYFIHSENNPKEDPLLLWLTGGPGCSALSGLVFEVGPLSFINEEYNGSLPNLVLKPQSWTKVSSVIFVDLPVGAGFSYAKTERAVHQSTRKVVQDAHQFIRKWLVDHPEFQSNEVYIAGDSVSGLPIPAIVEEISNGNEGGVKPHINLQGYLLGNPFTTFIEDNYAVAFNHGMGLISDELYESLNRNCKGEFINVNPGNKACVRDMESYKETISGIYVCHILEPNCEFALRNPWRRRSLTLTDQLHKFPILAVPPLSCRSHAYLLCTYWANFEDVRKALNVRKGSIGKWQRCNYDILYEHDIRNSVQYHENLSSKGYRSLIYSGDHDMIVPFLATQAWIRSLNYTIVDEWRQWYVNGQVAGYTRTYSNRMTFATVKGGGHTATEYKPEECLGMFIRWISKRPL; encoded by the exons ATGGCACAGCTTAGTTTGCGTAATTGTGGTAGTGGCGGCAGAAGCTCCTTGTCTCAAGTTTTAATTGTCTTTGCACTTGTGTTAGAGATCATTTGCTCTTTTCAGCTTTCAACATCTCACTCCATAGTGCAATCCCTTCCTGGATTCCAAGGACCCCTTCCTTTTGTTCTTGAAACTGG GTATGTGGGTGTAGGTGAAACTGAAGAGGAGCAAGATGGTGAAGTCTTCTACTATTTCATTCACTCAGAGAACAACCCCAAAGAGGACCCTCTCCTTCTTTGGCTTACCGGTGGCCCTGGTTGCTCTGCTTTGTCTGGCCTTGTCTTTGAAGTAG GTCCTTTATCATTTATAAACGAGGAATACAATGGGAGCTTGCCAAATCTGGTTTTGAAGCCACAGTCATGGACAAAG GTAAGCAGTGTTATATTCGTAGATTTACCTGTGGGTGCTGGATTCTCTTATGCCAAAACAGAACGTGCTGTTCACCAAAGTACCCGGAAAGTAGTTCAAGATGCTCATCAATTTATTAGGAAG TGGCTGGTTGATCATCCGGAATTTCAATCAAATGAAGTGTACATTGCGGGTGATTCAGTGTCTGGGCTTCCCATTCCAGCAATTGTTGAAGAAATTTCAAATG GAAATGAAGGTGGCGTCAAGCCACATATAAATCTCCAG GGGTACCTGCTGGGGAATCCCTTTACAACATTTATCGAAGATAATTATGCAGTAGCATTCAATCATGGCATGGGACTCATTTCTGATGAATTATACGAG TCACTAAATAGGAACTGTAAAGGAGAGTTCATTAATGTAAACCCCGGAAACAAAGCTTGTGTAAGAGACATGGAATCATACAAGGAG ACTATTTCAGGAATTTATGTATGCCACATTTTGGAGCCTAACTGCGAGTTCGCCTTGCGTAACCCATGGAGGAGGAGATCTCTGACTCTAACTGATCAGCTCCACAAGTTTCCGATCCTTGCAGTCCCACCCTTAAGCTGTCGG AGTCATGCATATTTACTATGTACCTATTGGGCCAATTTTGAAGATGTTCGCAAGGCACTAAACGTTCGAAAG GGTAGTATAGGAAAATGGCAGCGCTGTAACTATGACATACTTTACGAGCATGATATTCGAAACAGCGTCCAATATCATGAAAATCTAAGCAGTAAAGGCTATCGTTCATTAATATACAG tgGGGATCATGACATGATAGTTCCATTCTTGGCGACCCAAGCGTGGATTCGATCTTTAAACTACACCATCGTGGATGAGTGGAGGCAATGGTACGTCAATGGTCAAGTTGCAGG ATATACTAGGACTTATTCAAATCGGATGACGTTTGCAACTGT